In a single window of the Rhodoferax saidenbachensis genome:
- the rpoE gene encoding RNA polymerase sigma factor RpoE has translation MSELPTASPQDSDLLLVQRTVGGDQRAYGLLVLKYQRRIQRLIGRMVRDVDLVEDIAQETFIRAYRALHQFRGDAQFYTWLYRIAVNTAKKSLMELKRDPTVSESFLARDDEDETSWRKNEPISDETPESVLAAKEIAAVVNAAMDDLPDDLKQAVTLREIEGLSYEEIAAAMDCPIGTVRSRIFRARESISSKVKPLLEKQTGKRW, from the coding sequence ATGAGCGAGTTGCCCACCGCATCACCGCAGGATTCCGATCTTTTACTGGTCCAGCGCACCGTGGGCGGAGACCAGCGTGCGTATGGCCTGCTGGTGCTTAAATACCAGAGGCGCATCCAGCGCCTGATTGGCCGGATGGTGCGCGATGTGGATCTGGTGGAAGACATTGCCCAGGAGACCTTTATCCGCGCCTACCGCGCCTTGCACCAGTTTCGCGGAGACGCCCAGTTTTACACCTGGCTTTATCGCATTGCGGTAAATACAGCCAAAAAGTCGCTAATGGAGCTTAAACGGGACCCCACTGTTTCGGAGAGTTTCCTGGCCCGTGACGACGAGGATGAAACTTCCTGGCGAAAAAATGAACCAATCAGTGACGAAACACCGGAGTCGGTTTTGGCTGCCAAAGAAATTGCCGCGGTGGTCAATGCGGCCATGGATGATTTGCCCGATGACCTGAAGCAGGCCGTCACCTTGCGGGAGATTGAAGGTTTGAGTTATGAAGAAATTGCTGCTGCCATGGACTGCCCGATTGGAACCGTGCGTTCCCGGATCTTTCGTGCGCGCGAATCCATTTCCAGCAAGGTCAAGCCCTTGCTGGAAAAGCAGACCGGCAAGCGCTGGTGA